One segment of Babylonia areolata isolate BAREFJ2019XMU chromosome 24, ASM4173473v1, whole genome shotgun sequence DNA contains the following:
- the LOC143298821 gene encoding dolichyl pyrophosphate Glc1Man9GlcNAc2 alpha-1,3-glucosyltransferase-like has product MATFWAIAGVATAFKLLLIPSYRSTDFEVHRNWLAVTHSLHYSQWYQEKTSEWTLDYPPLFAWFEYFLSQVARYFDPDMLVITNLNYASDATILFQRLSVIVTDLVYILAVKEFVTKCMRVKKKEEQEDIFVNPSLVAAVLLIANFGLFLVDHIHFQYNGLLSGLLLLSIVCMYEGRNLEAGFWFAVLLNFKHIYLYIAPAYFVYLLRCHCFSSTPDGKIKWRSFSFTRLFSLGFVVAFVFLVSFGPFIRTGQLERVLSRLFPFKRGLCHAYWAPNFWALYNAVDKAATIVGVKLKLLSPDAVPQAAMTGGMVQQYQHTVLPSVPPLITLIATLLAMLPALGQMWVNPKGPVGFVRGLVLCAFASFMFGWHVHEKAVLLIILPMILLVFGKQRDAQIFLILSTIGHYSLFPLIFTPFENFTKVLLLAMSTIYTFLSLGNIHGSQSRSYLQLPLLSMLESVYLLGIIPLETYNSFVHHYLGLTERLPFLPLLLTSVYCAVGVSYCWLRFYLLMFDSRVKKVKTN; this is encoded by the exons ATGGCTACCTTCTGGGCGATAGCCGGCGTGGCGACTGCGTTCAAACTACTTTTGATTCCATCTTA TCGATCAACTGATTTTGAAGTGCACAGGAACTGGCTGGCAGTTACCCATTCTCTTCATTACAGTCAATGGTATCAAgag aaaacctCTGAATGGACACTGGATTACCCTCCATTGTTTGCTTGGTTCGAATACTTCTTGTCACAAGTTGCCCGCTACTTTGATCCTGACATGCTTGTGATCACCAACCTCAACTATGCCAGTGATGCCACGATTCTCTTCCAACGGTTGTCAGTCATTGTCACTGACCTTGTCTACATACTTGCTGTCAAAGA GTTCGTCACGAAGTGTAtgagggtgaagaagaaggaggaacaggaggacaTCTTTGTCAATCCATCTCTTGTCGCTGCCGTGCTGCTGATTGCCAATTTTGGCCTTTTCCTTGTGGATC ATATTCATTTTCAGTACAATGGACTTCTCAGTGGGTTGCTCCTGCTGTCtatcgtgtgtatgtatgag GGTCGGAATCTGGAGGCTGGGTTTTGGTTTGCAGTGTTGCTGAACTTTAAACACATCTACCTCTACATTGCACCTGCCTACTTTGTGTACCTTCTTCGTTGTCATTGCTTTTCAAGTACTCCAG ATGGCAAGATAAAATGGCGGTCCTTCAGCTTCACCCGGTTGTTTTCCTTGGGATTTGTGGTGGCCTTCGTCTTCCTGGTGTCCTTTGGGCCCTTCATCCGCACT ggtCAGCTGGAGCGGGTTCTGTCTCGCCTCTTCCCCTTCAAACGTGGCCTCTGCCATGCGTACTGGGCCCCCAATTTCTGGGCTCTCTACAACGCCGTGGATAAGGCTGCCACTATTGTTG GTGTGAAGCTGAAGTTGTTGTCACCTGACGCCGTCCCACAGGCGGCAATGACTGGTGGCATGGTGCAGCAGTACCAACACACAGTGCTACCCTCTGTGCCCCCGCTCATCACCCTGATAGCCACCCTGTTGgccatgctg CCAGCACTGGGTCAGATGTGGGTGAACCCCAAAGGCCCGGTGGGGTTTGTGCGTGGACTGGTTCTCTGTGCCTTCGCTTCCTTCATGTTTGGCTGGCATGTGCACGAGAAGGCAGTGCTGCTCATCATTCTGCCTATGAT CCTGCTGGTTTTTGGCAAGCAAAGGGACGCTCAGATATTCCTGATCTTGTCAACCATTGGTCACTACTCCCTCTTCCCACTCATTTTTACACCCTTTG AAAACTTCACAAAAGTACTGCTGTTGGCCATGTCTACCATCTATACCTTCTTGTCGCTGGGTAACATTCATGG TTCTCAAAGCCGGAGCTACCTCCAGCTGCCCTTGCTGTCAATGCTGGAAAGTGTGTACTTGTTGGGAATCATTCCCCTAGAGACATACAACTCCTTTGTGCACCACTACCTGGGCCTGACAGAGCGACTGCCCTTCCTGCCTCTGCTCCTCACTTCTGTGTACTGCGCTGTAGGCGTGTCCTACTGCTGGCTCCGTTTCTATTTGCTCATGTTTGATAGCAGGGTCAAGAAAGTGAAAACAAACTGA